In the genome of Pelobacter seleniigenes DSM 18267, one region contains:
- a CDS encoding LysR family transcriptional regulator yields MRLFDTVSLKYFCAVCKEENIAHAAAKQATVPSAVSKRISAMEQTIGTPLLQRGSRGVKPTPAGMVLWRYANEILELMAQMDKELSTFADDVRGKVRVCGPFSPVMELLSKDIGNFMRQYPHVQVEIIEKVTTEIVTSVETGDADIGVCWEAADLDKLQCRPYRHDDLELLVPRSHPLASRDVVTAGDIVDYDVVDIFPGSLVSNRLGQEASKLGKIYNCRVQVSSIENACRIVADQLGITVIPRGVLPSYEGLVTIPVGDAWAHRLFMICAKDFAKLALPTRLLVDSLSASVAHAEQDHQATEA; encoded by the coding sequence ATGCGATTATTTGACACCGTTTCACTCAAATACTTTTGTGCGGTCTGTAAAGAGGAGAATATTGCCCATGCTGCGGCCAAGCAGGCCACGGTCCCTTCTGCGGTCAGCAAACGGATCAGCGCCATGGAGCAAACCATCGGCACACCGCTGTTGCAGCGCGGTTCCCGTGGCGTCAAGCCGACGCCTGCGGGGATGGTCCTCTGGCGCTATGCCAATGAAATCCTTGAGCTGATGGCACAGATGGACAAGGAATTGAGCACCTTTGCCGATGATGTGCGGGGGAAAGTGCGGGTCTGCGGACCGTTCTCGCCGGTTATGGAGCTTCTGTCAAAAGACATTGGCAATTTCATGCGCCAGTATCCGCATGTGCAGGTGGAAATTATCGAAAAAGTGACGACCGAGATCGTGACCTCGGTCGAAACCGGGGATGCCGATATCGGCGTCTGCTGGGAAGCAGCCGATTTGGATAAACTGCAGTGTCGCCCCTATCGGCATGATGATTTGGAGCTTCTTGTGCCGCGTTCCCACCCCCTGGCGTCCCGCGATGTCGTCACGGCTGGCGATATCGTTGATTATGATGTGGTTGATATCTTCCCGGGCAGCCTGGTCTCGAATCGCTTGGGGCAGGAAGCCAGTAAGCTTGGTAAAATCTATAATTGTCGGGTTCAGGTTTCGAGTATTGAAAATGCCTGTCGGATTGTTGCCGATCAGTTGGGCATAACCGTCATTCCGCGGGGCGTGCTGCCCTCCTATGAAGGGCTGGTGACCATTCCGGTCGGGGATGCCTGGGCGCACCGGCTTTTTATGATATGTGCAAAAGATTTTGCCAAGCTTGCGCTGCCCACCCGGCTGCTGGTGGACAGTTTGTCCGCAAGTGTTGCGCATGCTGAGCAGGATCATCAGGCTACGGAGGCATAA
- a CDS encoding type I restriction-modification system subunit M → MTPNFTQTAAFLWAVADLLRGDFKQSQYGRIILPFTLLRRLECVLEEDKPGILKKNAEVSKMGLPESAAEKILLHATSANFVNTSPMDLSKLGEASIKDNLETYLQSFSKDAREIFEYFKFSEFIGQLNDCNLLYKVVQKFANADLSPQRISNYEMGLVFEELIRRFAESSNETAGEHFTPRDIVRLTTSLVFMADDEVLTREGIIRTIYDPTAGTGGFLSNGMEYVHELNPNAVMRAFGQELNPESYAICKADMLIKGQEVDRIKLGNTLSNDQLYADKFDYMLSNPPFGVDWKKVEKEIRDEHTFKGFDGRFGPGLPRVSDGSLLFLLHLISKLRDTRDGGGRIGIILNGSPLFTGGAGSGESEIRRYILEVDLLEAIVALPTDMFYNTGIATYVWVLSNKKAPERKGKVQLINGVNLCSKMRRSLGSKRNVMLDDDIATITRAFGQFAQIDSVELNKPEDVKSNRGRQADNPKAPEPKTFSSKVFATTDFGYRRITVERPLRLSVQFSNERLEELRFAPKPFDSVMKWAYEQFGQNWADEDYGDLSAYESEIRAYIKENFSGLKEKQIKTVLDDGLWRFQKALLEVGVALQKQLGKQMGTDAIVVGHCDDFNHFEGQLKKALKAIEVKLEVGEKKQLLNAVSWKNPEAQRVIKKVHSQQADPLYGLFELGKKVVEFQADGDLRDYENIPLDPSRPVKELVEDYFLKEVAPHVPDAWIDGSKRDGKDGELGLVGYEIPFNRHFYVYTPPRSLEEIDADLDLVSQEIMDLLREVHS, encoded by the coding sequence ATGACACCCAATTTTACCCAGACCGCTGCATTTTTGTGGGCGGTTGCTGATCTGCTGCGCGGTGATTTCAAACAAAGCCAGTACGGCCGGATTATTCTTCCTTTTACGCTATTGCGCCGGCTTGAGTGTGTTCTTGAAGAGGACAAACCCGGCATCCTGAAGAAAAATGCTGAAGTCAGTAAAATGGGATTACCGGAGAGTGCCGCTGAAAAAATCCTGTTGCATGCGACCTCCGCAAATTTTGTCAACACCTCGCCCATGGACCTGTCCAAGCTTGGGGAAGCGAGCATCAAAGATAATCTGGAAACCTATCTGCAATCTTTCTCAAAAGATGCGCGGGAGATTTTTGAATATTTCAAGTTCAGTGAATTTATCGGCCAGCTGAATGACTGTAATCTACTTTATAAGGTGGTGCAAAAGTTCGCCAATGCCGATCTCAGCCCGCAGCGTATTTCCAATTATGAAATGGGGCTGGTTTTTGAAGAACTGATTCGGCGTTTTGCAGAGAGTTCCAATGAAACTGCCGGTGAGCACTTTACCCCACGTGATATCGTCCGCCTGACAACGTCTTTGGTTTTTATGGCGGATGATGAGGTTCTAACTCGGGAAGGGATCATCCGCACCATTTATGACCCAACGGCCGGAACAGGAGGCTTTCTCTCCAATGGCATGGAGTATGTTCACGAGCTCAACCCCAATGCGGTCATGCGCGCTTTTGGCCAGGAGCTGAACCCGGAATCTTACGCCATCTGCAAAGCCGACATGCTGATCAAAGGACAGGAAGTCGACCGTATCAAGCTGGGCAACACCCTGAGCAACGATCAGCTTTATGCCGATAAATTCGATTACATGCTTTCCAACCCACCCTTTGGAGTCGATTGGAAGAAGGTCGAAAAAGAGATCCGGGACGAACACACCTTCAAAGGTTTTGACGGACGCTTTGGCCCCGGTTTGCCACGGGTCTCCGACGGCTCGTTGCTGTTTTTGCTGCACCTTATCAGCAAGCTGCGCGACACCAGGGACGGCGGCGGGCGAATTGGCATTATCCTCAACGGCTCGCCGCTTTTTACCGGCGGCGCGGGGAGTGGTGAGAGCGAAATTCGCCGTTACATCCTTGAAGTCGATCTGCTGGAGGCAATCGTTGCCCTGCCGACCGACATGTTCTACAACACCGGCATCGCCACTTATGTCTGGGTACTCTCCAACAAGAAAGCCCCGGAACGAAAAGGAAAGGTGCAGCTCATCAACGGCGTCAACCTCTGCAGCAAGATGCGCAGGTCCCTCGGTTCCAAGCGCAACGTGATGCTTGATGATGATATTGCCACGATCACCCGAGCCTTCGGACAGTTCGCGCAAATTGACAGTGTTGAACTCAACAAACCAGAGGATGTGAAAAGCAACCGGGGTCGGCAAGCTGACAACCCGAAAGCACCAGAACCGAAGACCTTTTCGAGCAAGGTTTTCGCAACTACTGATTTCGGCTACCGGCGCATTACCGTTGAGCGGCCTTTGCGGCTTTCGGTACAGTTCAGCAATGAACGTCTGGAAGAGTTGCGTTTTGCGCCCAAACCGTTCGATTCGGTGATGAAGTGGGCTTACGAACAGTTTGGACAGAACTGGGCGGATGAAGATTACGGCGATCTCTCCGCTTACGAGAGTGAAATTCGCGCCTATATCAAAGAGAACTTCTCCGGGTTGAAAGAGAAGCAGATCAAGACGGTGTTAGACGACGGTCTGTGGCGTTTTCAGAAAGCCCTGCTGGAGGTCGGAGTCGCGTTGCAAAAACAGCTTGGCAAACAGATGGGGACTGACGCTATCGTTGTTGGCCACTGTGATGACTTCAATCATTTTGAAGGCCAGCTGAAGAAGGCTCTGAAAGCAATCGAGGTGAAGCTTGAGGTTGGGGAGAAAAAACAGCTTCTTAATGCAGTGAGTTGGAAAAATCCCGAGGCACAACGGGTGATCAAGAAGGTTCACAGTCAACAGGCCGATCCACTTTACGGGCTGTTTGAGCTGGGGAAGAAGGTCGTCGAATTTCAGGCCGATGGCGATCTGCGCGATTATGAGAATATCCCCCTTGATCCGTCACGTCCGGTCAAGGAGTTGGTTGAAGATTATTTTTTAAAGGAAGTCGCTCCCCATGTGCCCGATGCCTGGATCGACGGCAGCAAACGTGATGGCAAAGATGGTGAACTTGGTCTGGTTGGTTACGAGATCCCTTTCAATCGGCATTTCTATGTCTACACACCGCCGCGTTCGCTGGAGGAGATTGATGCTGATCTTGATTTGGTGAGTCAGGAGATTATGGATCTGCTGCGGGAGGTTCATTCGTGA
- a CDS encoding 3-oxoacid CoA-transferase subunit B, with product MEYTPNKEIIVKRIAQMFKNGDLVNLGIGLPTQVGNYVPDDVTIILQSENGFVGLGPAPEKGHEDPMLVNAGGTPVTLLPGGAYFDSATSFGIIRGGHVDYTVLGVLEVDQYGNLANYKIPGKMVPGMGGAMDLTVGAKTVITATTHFEKNGDAKLKRTCTLPLTAANVVDYVVTDLGFFQIAEGKFVLKEYFAPYTVAYILNNTDADIFVPEDCKEATL from the coding sequence ATGGAATATACGCCGAATAAAGAAATCATCGTCAAAAGAATAGCGCAAATGTTTAAAAACGGTGATCTGGTCAATCTCGGAATCGGTCTGCCGACCCAGGTTGGAAATTATGTCCCTGATGACGTGACCATCATTCTCCAATCGGAAAATGGGTTTGTCGGACTCGGCCCTGCGCCGGAAAAAGGCCATGAAGATCCCATGCTTGTGAATGCCGGGGGAACCCCTGTCACCCTGCTGCCCGGAGGAGCCTATTTTGATTCGGCAACCTCCTTCGGCATTATCCGTGGCGGTCATGTCGATTATACTGTTCTTGGCGTACTTGAGGTTGATCAGTACGGCAACCTGGCGAACTACAAGATTCCCGGCAAGATGGTTCCGGGCATGGGAGGAGCCATGGATCTTACTGTCGGAGCCAAAACGGTTATCACGGCGACAACACATTTTGAGAAGAACGGTGATGCAAAACTCAAGCGCACCTGCACACTGCCACTTACTGCGGCGAATGTCGTCGACTATGTGGTCACCGATCTGGGCTTTTTCCAAATTGCCGAGGGCAAATTCGTTCTGAAGGAATACTTCGCTCCCTATACCGTGGCTTATATTCTCAACAATACCGATGCAGATATCTTTGTACCTGAAGACTGTAAGGAGGCAACGTTATGA
- a CDS encoding thiolase C-terminal domain-containing protein, which translates to MSKVSIIGAYNTQFGSFVKKDKETRQVTDLKSINELSYEAIRGALKDAGVEGSDIDAIWVGTCAPGLFANQEHMGALAVDADPGLRYKPSTRCENACASSSVALYDAIYAVEAGRCKTALVLGVEKMNLLDTKGVTHALATCSHWDSEGANGMTFPGLFAEYAKGYQAHYGISDDQLKKMLAYVSALGYANGVENPLAHFGVGGPSDKLKLFSAEAILNLPDEKNPLIAPPLRLHDCSLVTDGAAALVITTTDNARAISNRVVEIAGIGHANERFAIKDRDNMYEMIAGKIARDKAFKEAGITIADVNLAEVHDCFTINQILCTEALGLSEDGRAGYDYIDGRFTRDDVCPVNISGGLKAKGHPVGATGASMHTLIYKQLVGEPIGVKPTKGQPEIGVTLNVGGSSATNCVSVLRRLK; encoded by the coding sequence ATGAGTAAGGTCAGTATCATCGGCGCCTATAACACGCAGTTCGGATCTTTCGTTAAAAAAGATAAAGAGACCAGACAAGTCACCGATCTCAAGTCCATCAATGAACTCTCCTATGAAGCGATCAGGGGGGCTCTGAAAGATGCCGGAGTAGAGGGTTCAGATATCGATGCGATCTGGGTTGGGACCTGCGCTCCCGGACTTTTTGCAAATCAGGAGCATATGGGGGCACTGGCCGTAGATGCGGATCCTGGGCTGAGATATAAGCCCAGTACCCGCTGTGAGAATGCCTGCGCGTCATCATCTGTGGCCCTTTATGATGCGATTTACGCTGTTGAGGCCGGAAGATGTAAGACGGCCCTGGTTCTTGGTGTCGAAAAAATGAACCTGCTCGATACCAAAGGGGTCACGCATGCTCTTGCGACCTGCTCACACTGGGACTCGGAAGGGGCCAATGGCATGACCTTCCCCGGTCTTTTTGCCGAATATGCCAAGGGCTATCAGGCCCATTACGGGATCAGTGACGACCAGCTTAAAAAGATGCTGGCCTATGTCTCGGCACTCGGTTACGCCAATGGTGTTGAGAATCCATTGGCACACTTTGGCGTTGGTGGACCTTCCGATAAGTTGAAGCTATTCAGTGCTGAAGCCATCTTGAATCTTCCAGATGAGAAAAACCCGTTGATTGCTCCGCCTTTAAGGCTTCATGATTGTTCTCTCGTGACTGATGGTGCTGCCGCCCTTGTTATCACCACAACCGACAATGCCAGAGCGATATCAAACAGAGTCGTCGAAATCGCCGGTATCGGGCACGCCAATGAACGGTTTGCCATCAAAGACAGAGATAACATGTATGAAATGATTGCCGGAAAAATTGCCAGAGACAAGGCTTTCAAGGAAGCCGGGATCACCATTGCCGATGTTAACCTGGCAGAAGTTCATGACTGTTTCACCATTAACCAGATTCTCTGTACCGAAGCGCTGGGACTGTCTGAGGACGGCCGGGCCGGCTATGATTACATTGACGGAAGGTTTACCCGGGATGATGTCTGCCCGGTCAATATTTCAGGCGGGCTCAAGGCAAAGGGGCACCCTGTGGGAGCAACCGGGGCGTCGATGCATACCCTCATCTACAAGCAGCTGGTCGGCGAACCCATTGGTGTCAAACCGACGAAAGGACAACCCGAGATCGGTGTTACCTTGAATGTCGGTGGGTCCTCTGCCACAAACTGTGTCTCTGTCCTGCGCAGATTGAAGTAG